The following proteins are co-located in the Triticum aestivum cultivar Chinese Spring chromosome 1A, IWGSC CS RefSeq v2.1, whole genome shotgun sequence genome:
- the LOC123051355 gene encoding chitinase 8: protein MARFAALAALLLAVAVGGAAAQGVGSVITQSMYASMLPNRDNSLCPARGFYTYDAFIAAANTFPGFGTTGSADDVKRELAAFFGQTSHETTGGTRGAADQFQWGYCFKEEINKATSPPYYGRGPIQLTGQSNYDLAGRAIGKDLVSNPDLVSTDAVVSFRTAMWFWMTAQGNKPSSHDVALGRWTPTAADTAAGRVPGYGVITNIINGGLECGIGQNDANVDRIGYYMRYCSILGTATGGNLDCYTQRNFAS, encoded by the exons ATGGCGCGGTTTGCTGCGCTCGCCGCGCTTCTGCTCGCCGTGGCGGTGGGCGGCGCCGCGGCGCAGGGCGTGGGCTCCGTCATCACGCAGTCCATGTACGCGAGCATGCTGCCCAACCGCGACAACTCGCTGTGCCCGGCCAGGGGGTTCTACACGTACGACGCCTTCATCGCCGCCGCCAACACCTTCCCGGGCTTCGGCACCACCGGCAGCGCCGACGATGTCAAGCGCGAGCTCGCCGCCTTCTTCGGCCAGACCTCACACGAGACCACCG GCGGGACGAGAGGCGCCGCCGACCAGTTCCAGTGGGGCTACTGCTTCAAGGAGGAGATAAACAAGGCCACGTCCCCACCCTACTATGGACGGGGACCCATCCAATTGACAGG GCAGTCCAACTACGATCTCGCCGGGAGAGCCATCGGGAAGGACCTGGTGAGCAACCCGGACCTGGTCTCTACGGACGCGGTGGTGTCGTTCAGGACGGCGATGTGGTTCTGGATGACGGCGCAGGGCAACAAGCCGTCAAGCCACGACGTCGCCCTAGGCCGCTGGACGCCGACGGCCGCCGACACCGCTGCCGGTCGGGTGCCCGGATACGGCGTGATCACTAATATCATCAACGGCGGGCTCGAGTGTGGCATTGGCCAGAACGATGCCAACGTCGATCGCATCGGCTACTACATGCGCTACTGCAGCATACTCGGCACGGCCACCGGGGGCAACCTCGACTGCTACACCCAGCGAAACTTCGCTAGTTAG